The nucleotide sequence CAAGTATAAATTAGCTATTTATTGCAAATTTTAACAGTGGCGAACCTCTTCGTTTCAATGCCTCTAAATATTTAGACTCATCGTATGGTGTATTAGTTTTCCAGCACCTAAATACTATCCTAATCCACTTGAAAGCGAGCGACCTTATAATACTGTTATGTGGTTTTCCTTTGCTTTTTTGTTGCTCATAATAAGCCTTTGCCCAAAATGAATAACGTATCGAAAACCCCGCCCATTCAACGAAGGTTTGCCTTAAAAAAGTTGGGCAACTGTATCGCCAATGAGTCCACATCTTCTTACCACTACGTTCAATAACCGGCGCAATACCTGCGTATTTTTGCAACTCAGAGGCATCATTGTAACGGTCTCTTTTGCTGCCAAAGGCGACTAATAATCGTGGTGAGAATTGCTGTCCTGCACCAGGAAGGCTATCAAAAATAACGTTGTCATCTTGCGCTTTGTAAGCCTTTTTTATTACTTTATTTAGCGATTGAATTCCCTTTAGCAATACTTTGAATTGCGCAATAAGCACACCAACTAAAAGTTGATTTGGCTCTATCACTCCGGTGTCTTCGGTTAATTCCATAGCACTCTTAATACCCAAAATACGCGCCTCATTAACGTGTGCGTAGTGTGAATTGTGGCTATTAAAAAAGTCTAATAGTGTTTGTTTCTTTGCTCTTTTGGCGTGAGCAAGTGATGGCCATTTACTGATGAAATCACAGAAGATAAAGGTATCTTTTTCTTTAAACCATTCAAGTGCTTGCGGGTAGTAATTCTTGAGTGAAGCCGTTATTTTATTGGATAAATCTACACTGTCTTGCACTAAGTTTCGTCGATATTCAACCAACTGAGTTAGGGAGCGCATAGCGGCTGATTCAGGTTCAATGACGCTGAGTTTGTCCATATGTAGGGTGAGTATTTCTACTTGTATCAGCGCATCAGACGGGTCATCTTTCGCGCCACTTGGCGTAAACGCTTTACGGTATTTAGCAACGGTTGAAGGATTGATGGTAAATAAAGTGAGGTGACTGTATTTGGCGAGCGCATAAATAAGAGGCCCTTTTTTGAGTTCGCAAACTACAGCTATTTGTTGGTTTGGGTATCGTTTTTTAAGGTTCATTGCCCATTCGTGTAGTGCTTCGGCTTTACTCTTAATAATTGAGTAGTGGTACTTTTCTGAATCAACCGGATGCTCACAGATGTCATGTTTTTTATCTGCCCAATCAATGCCGATTAAGGCAGCGAAATCATTAACGTTATATGCTTTCATTTTGCAGCTCCTGAGCGTAAAGTTAGAAGTGGAATGTGCTTAAATCTCGTTTCTCGCAGGTCTTATAGATAGTCGTGGTCGGCAATCCCTGAGTATGCGTTTTGAAATGAGTTGCTCTGTTGGCTCGAACGTCTTGTTAGAAACATTGAATGTTTGCCGTTCAATATTCGTAACCAACAGAAGCATGTTCCACTTAATATAAGAGTAAGTTACTTTATTGAATTAAGTGGCTTGGTCGAACTATAAGGCGTTCAAACGGACAAAAAACAGTTGGCTGTTTCACTCCGTTCACAATTTTAGCCAACAATTTTTGCCGCTTAACGTGGCGTTGGTATGACTCCCCACGTCAAGTTAAACCGTAAAATATCCTGCTTTTTTTCGAGCCATAATTTTTTCTCTTTTCAAGTTGAGTGAGTTAACACATAGAATGAAGCAAGTAATTTCGTCGGTTATCATGCTGATATTCGTGGATTATTAACTTATTGGTTAACAGTGCCTACCTTACTTGTTCCGTCGTGACACCTAATTTCAGTCTATGCTCGTGGTTCAATAGCCGCTAGGCTATTGCCATCCTAACGCCCTCGGTGGTTGTGCCACACCCGATGCTTGACTCCATGCGCTAACTCAAAACTTTTTCTCATTTAATCTTTGCTCTTTTTCATGTTGTTGATTTTTTACCACTCACTTTTTGATTATGCGGGTACCCTTGAAATACGTGTACTTGGGTCAACAGGCACTAATATTACTTCTCGTGATATCGCCCAGATATAAGCGAGCATTTCACGGGCAATGGCAGCGACAACAATATTACGATGCTTACCGCGTTGCATGAGGCGCTTGTATCGTCGGCAAAGCCTTAATTGGGCTTTCCAAGCAATATCAATAACGACCTTAGGCAGTGTTTCTTGCCGCTTTTGTAGCTCGGTTGACACGTTTGCGTTGTGCTTATAGGTTTGAGCCCCTTCAATGAGTAACCGCCGTGCTCGGCCATTACCACATTTAGTGATTGCACCTTGTTTTCGGTTGTCGCCACTTGAGTTTTCTTTGGGCACTAATCCTAAATAAGCCATGAGTTTTCTCGGGTGGTCAAAGCGTCTTAAATCACCTAACTCAGCAATAGTGCCTACAGCGACTAAAAAACGAATACCTCGCATCGCTTGCAATGCTTGAACAACTGGATAATAGCGCCATAGTTTTGCTTGATGTGCTAATTCATTAACTAATCGTTCAACGCGCTTAATACGTTCGGTAATGGTTTGTATCATCTCTTGCAGTACAATTTGTTGGCTTGGATGCGGCAAAACTAACTCAGTTAGCCAACGTAAATGTTGATTTGACCAGTTATCTTTTACCTTGGTGCTAATGTTATTACGTAAAAACAGACCTTTAAGTTGGTATTTAGCATCCTTTAAATCTTTCATGGCAGTTTCGCGTGCTCGGGACAAGTCACGAATAGCTTCATCTTCAGGCTCAGGGACATAAATAGGCGTTAAGTCTTCAGATTTAAGCAACTTAGCCAGTTTCATCGCATCACGTTTATCTGTTTTTACTTTATCCCCTGGCTTTTTAGGGATAAGCGAAGGCGCAACGACATAGCAGCAATGACCTAAGCTCGTCAGTAGTCGATAAATCCAATAGCCACAGGGGCCTGCTTCATAAACAAAATGCAATGTCGCATTGGGATATTTAGATTGATATTGGCTAGCAAGTTTAGTGATTGCGGCTTTAGTTGTTTTAATTTTTCCTTGATGAACCGTTTTTGCGCCACGTTGGTCTTCAATATGTGCAACTTCAGTCGATACTTTATGGGTATCTAATCCAATAAAAACTATGTTATGTTTACTCATGCTAGCCTCCAGTTTTAGTTGTTTAACACACTAATTATGGCTCTGGTTTTACTAACCCACGAATTTGGAGGCTAGCACCTCGTGGGGAGTCATTATGTCTATGTGTTTTAATCATGCCGTCGTACATATCAATAGTTGATTATCATTTTGATAGTAACTATACTTGCTACATATGTGCGGTATTCGCACACTTTTCATCAAGGTGCTAATTATGTATCAAGAACATGATAGAGATGGTCTTTAAATTAATTGTTGAATTGCAGCGATAAGGATAGTCTCTGTACTACAATTCTATCTCATATAGACCAAACTCCTGTTTTAATTCCTGCCTCGATTACTGCTGTTATAGCAGTGTTCGGTATAATGCTAACTGTAATATCCTTAAGATCTAGTTATAAACTAGCTAGAACTAAAAACTCTTTAGACTTTGAAAAAGCAATTGAAGACTCAACGCGTTATTCGAAATCTCATATAGAAATAGCCTCGTTCAAAAACCAAACTAACTTAGATGTTTCTGCTCTTAAAGCAATAGCAAACGATCCCAAATTAGATTATGAAGCTTATAAAGCAGCTACTAATATATTGAATTGGTGGGAAAGAGGAGCAAATGGAATTAAATGTAAAGCATATCGAGAAGATGTTTTATTTAAGGTTTATTGCTCAGAAGTTTTAAATATTTCTAATTACCTCATGCCTTTTATTGAACAAAGAAGAGATACTCGAAATAATCCTTATATATTTAAAGAATTTATCTGGCTAAATAAACGATGGAGTCGCAAACGGAGTAGGCAAAAAACCTTCAAACCAAGTAAAATCCTCACTGTTTTCATTATTGCTACATTAACATTTACATTTCTGTATATAACAAACACATAACAAGTTACTCAAACGGACGCTAAACAGTTGGCTAGCACTCGTTCCTCGTACATTTTAGCCAACAATTTCTCGCCGCTTAGTAAGGCGTTATATGCAATGGAACTTATGCGTAATATTTTGATTTTTAGTTTTCTTATCAATTTTAATTTATTCGCTTTTGAGCTTGTTAAATGCAGTGAGTCAGACATAGAATTCATCTTAAACAAACTGAATACCAGCAAACTAATTAAAGTTAACGAGTCAAACGCACAACTAACCTCAAAAAGTCACACTATGTGTAACCTTAATAATCCAATTATTCTGGACGGTTTAGCGTATTCGTTATATAAAAGTAAAAACAATGAGTTACAGTACATCACTGTTTACAATGGATTAGATGGCTCATCGAAAACATACGGGCCTTTTTTGTGGTAAATCACATATAACAAGTTGCTCAAACGGACGCATAACAGTTGGCTGCGCTTCGTTCCTCGCATTTTAGCCAACTATTTTGCGCCGCTTAGCAAGGCGTTATACGTAAAGGAGATTATGCAGATGGAATTGAATTCAATAGAAGATGTCAAAGCGCTTACTGAATACCGAAAAATTGAGCAGATTCAAAGTGTCGAGAAAAAAATCCATAAGCTCAGTTTTGTTCCCGCAACTATATCTGCAGTATTAATTCTTTGGGCTTTTTGGGCTACTTGGGTTGGTAGTATTTGGTCACCAATGAATATTGTTCTCGTTGCTATAGCAATAGCGAGTGTTGGTCATGCTAATGTTCAGCGTACTGATTTGTTAAAGCAATTATTTGAGTTAAAGTACGGTAAGTAGTTTACGTATAACAAGTTGCTCAAACGGACGCTGATCTTCCTCCGATAAAACAGTTGGCTTTTAATTAGGCGTTATAGTTTTCTAGAGTGCGGGGTTAACATCCATACTTTTATGTAATATACGCACTATAAGGATTTGATTGTCTTTGTGCTCTTTGTAATAAATCACATGACTAGCTTGTGGGTATTTGCTGTAACCTTCTCTAATGTAATCGCAATTCATACCTAACTCGGGTTCAGAGGCTAACAACTTAAATGTAGTATCTAATACCTTTAGGTAGTCGTTTCGCTGAGATACTCCCCAAGTTATTTGGGTATATTTAGCTATTTTAATTAAGTCTGTTTTGGCTTCAGAAGATAATACAAACTTATTCATTTCTTAACTAGACCTATCATGGTTATCTTTATCTAATTCAGTCAATAAGCTTTCATAGCTGTATTCGGCAACGCCACTCTGTTCGCCTTGGATTAACATATTACGTAAATTTAAAAGCTTAGCTTCTTGATCTTCCAAGGCTCTTAATCCAGCTCTAATAATTTCACTTGCTGAGCCATAGCGACCAGTGCTAAGTTGTTGGTTTATAAACTGATCAAAATGATCGCCTAGTGTTACGCTTGTGTTTTTAGCCATAATATAAAACCTCATAAGTACCAATATATAATACATTATGGTATAAAAAATATAACAAGTCACTCCAAAGGACAAATAACAGTTGGTTTTTGCTCCTTCGGCGCTTATTAGCTAATGTATTCTATGTGGCATTAGTTAGCGTTAAGATATTAAATTTTAACGACAGCAATGAGCTAAAAACAGCTCCACAAGTGAGCAGAAAATTTGGCTAATATTACCCTAAATATGCTCCTGAATTTGCAAAGGCTTAATCTCCGCTTATGCCTATAAGTTGACCTAAAGAATAACCAGTAGCTACCGCCTAGGAGTCACGATTCAAAAATTCTCATCAGTTGTGAAGCTCCTCAAAAGTGCTAATAACATTAGAGATAGCTACTTTATGGTATGGAGAATTACTTTATAGATGATTACTTTATAGATTTATAGATGATTACCTTATAAATCATTATCGTACAAATAAAACCCGCGCCATTTTTATTCAAGCAGAAGCAACTGAACCACGGCTCAGTTGCTTAACCATATAATATTTACAACCAGTTTTAGGATAGCCTTGCTGTGTCCATTGCACTTGATAACCATGCTTTTCATAGAAAGGCATGGCCTGAAAATTCAAGGTATCGAGCAAGGCTTTATCACAACCTCGAGCGAGTGCAGCCTGCTCTATTTGGTGTAATATTTTACTGCCTACTTGTTGGCCTCGTAACGTTTCGCAGACCCACAAAGTATTAATCATTAGCCAATCACCAAAGGTTCTGCCTGCAGCGCCGGCAATAACAAGCCCATTTTCATCGTTTAACTTCACCGCGATAGCTTTACGTTCACTAACTTCCCAGCGCGCCCAATTAAATTCAGCAATTTTTTCATCTAAAAATGCGATCAGCTCGCTATCGGGGTTTTCAATCACTTCAATGTTCAACGCTGCATTCCCATCAATTATTTCACCTGTGGTATTGGCCAATACCCATGCCTTCCGGCATATTGCTATAAACTATTTAATAACATCAGCTCTTTTGGATGTGGTTTCATATAGTAAGAGTCGGTAATGTACTCGTTCGGGAAACGTCTAAAATGATGACGCAACAAAGTTATTGGTACAATCAATGGCAGTAAACCATTACGGTATTGATCAATAATATCAACCAATTCTGCTTTATCATCGGCACTGATATAACTTTTTAAATAGCCTTGAAGATGCTGCAAAGTATTAACGTGGCCTTTACGACTCGCTCTTAACTTTAATATCACCATCATTTTACTTAAGTATTGCTTCAATACTTCGCCAGGCTCTTGGCCATGTGCTTGAGCTAACCAGTGACCTAGCTCTTTCGCCAAAGATTGGCTATGGCTCATAAAAATATACTTATGCTGAGCATGAAAACTATTAAGGTTTTTCAATGAAAATTCTTCAGCAAACAATGCTTGCCAACGTGCGTAGATGAACACGCGTTGAATGAAGTTTTCTCGTAATATTGCATCACCTAATCGACCTTCTTCTTCAACGGGTAAATCGGGAAAATTTTCCATTAATTTTTGCGCATAGATGCCAACACCTATACGATCCGGCATATCACCTTTATATAATCGTACACGCTCCATACCGCAACTAGGTGAGTCTTTCTTTAATATGTAACCACTGAGGCTTTGTTGCCACGACTGTTGCGCCTGAGCACAATCTTTGAGTCGTTCGGTGACATCTAAATCTGGATTTTTTGAACCGACACAATGCACTTTTTCATCTAGCAGCACTAATCGAATGGTTTCACGCGGAATACCCAGACCAATATCGACCTCTGGGCAAAAAGGAATAAAATCAAAATACTCGCTGAGGGTATTACTAATATAAGAATTATTCTTATGCCCAGAGTCGAATCGCACTTTATGACCTAATAAACAGCTACTAATGCCTATTGATATCTTGTTATTCATACTCTTTCCCTAATGACTGATTTTGTTTTATCTCTTGATCTCAGTATAACCAAAAGTGCCATTAAGGTAGTAATTTAAATAGTATTTTAGAGAAGTTAATCCCTACTTTCATACCTTGCTTTCCACTCAATAAAATTTGAGGTACTCGGTATGAACATAAAAAAACCCGGATAAATCCGGGTTTTGTTTAAATAAACGTTCAATAAAGCCTATTTTTCAAAATAGAATTTATCGCGTTTATTATCGTAATTACCGACTTCATTCATGGTTTCGGCGTTATACAAACGGCCATTAATCATAGTGTAAGTAACTCGGTCAGATAAACGAATATTTTCGCTTACATCACCGTCAATCACTAAAATATCAGCAAGCTTTCCGACTTTTAATGAACCTAACTGGCTGTCTAGTCCTAAGGTATGCGCAGAAGACATGGTTGCTGTGCGAATAGCTTCCAATGGCGACATGCCACCTTGCGCCATCATCCACATTTCCCAATGCATCGCTAAACCTTCACGTTGGCCGTGACCACCAGCGTTAACCACAACACCTAAGTCTTGTAGCTCTTTTGCGACTTTAGCAACATTGAGATGGTTGTAATGATTATGTGGCGCTTTAGTACGACGCATTGAACGCGGGTCTAAAAACTCACTTGGGACATACTTACTCAAACGCGGGTGCTTCCAAACATCGGTAGTGTCATACCAAAAGTGTTCACCTGAAATACCGCCGTAAGCTACACCCATTGTTGGTGTGTAAGCCATTTCAGATTGTGACCATAATTGCTTAATGTCATCATAAATTTTCGCAGTTGAAATGGAATGCTCTAACGTTGTATGACCATCAATAATCATAGATAAGTTATGTTGCAGTAATGAACCACCTTCTGGCACCACTAATATTTCGGCTTCGCGCGCAGCTTGTATCATCTGTTGACGTTGATTACGACGCGGTTGGTTATAGCTTTTAACACTAAACACGCCGGCTTTTTTCAAACGTTCAATATGGAATTTAGCATCGTCTAAGCTATCGACATGCGAGGTGTAACCCGCAACTGTAGCACCGTATAAAATACTACCGGTTGAGAATAATCTCGGCGCAACAATATCACCGGCTTTTTGCATTTCGCTAGCAGCAAAAAATTCAGTGGTATCATTCGATGGATCGTGAATAGTGGTTACCCCGAGCGATAAGCCAGCATAATTTTTCCAGTTTTGCTGTGGAATAATTTCATTGCTGCCTTGTGGGCCATGAGCATGGGCATCAATTAAGCCCGGCATAATTGATTTGCCAGTAACGTCAATCACCTTAGCATTGGACGGAATATCCACTTGTCCTTGCTGACCAACAGCAATAATTTTATTGCCTTCAACCACAACTACGCCATTTTCAATGACTTGATCACCTTCCATGGTAATAACTTTACCACCAACAAAAGCAACGCGGCCTGAAGGCTTATCGGTTTTCTCTTTATAGCCTAAGTAGGTTTGAAGCGGCGCAGATATTGACGCGTCTTTTGCCTGCTCTGCACTGCTATCAGCATCAGCATCAGCTTTAGCAACAACCTTTTTCTCTGTTATATCAAATAAACCACTGACACTCGCTTGATAAAGATCAGGGCCTAAACTCCAATACAGTTCATTAGAGTCGCCATTCCAGTTAATACCTTCGCCGGCACGTACTGATAATTTTTTCACTGGTAGGTTTTTCGCTGAAGGGCCAATATCGATCACATCGCCACGTTCAACAAACGGTGTAACAAAGACTTTAAAGCGCTCTGCAAACGCTAAATATTTACCATCAGGTGAGACTTTATATTCAGTAGCAAACTTGCCTTGATAAAGCGCTTGTTCTTTATCAGCTATTGATGAGTTATCTAAACTAATTTTCATTAGTTGTGGCGTTTCACCATTACGTAAAACGTAAATACGATCGTTTTTAGCACCAAAATGCGGTAATTCGCCTGACTCAGTTACCAGTTTTGCACTACCATTCTTAACCTTAGTGGTATAAATACCAGGATTTAAACCCCACGTTGGATCGGTAATATAGCCGCCTGAAGCTTTACGATATACCACGGTTTTACCGTCTGGTGAAAAGCTAGGCTCAACATATTTACCGGGTTCGTTGGTCACTACACGACTTTTACCGCCACGAGTAGAAACAATGCGAATTTCGCCAAGTTTTTGATCATCCCAAGTACTGTAAACTACGTATTTGCCATCACGAGAAAAGCTAGGGTTCAATTCAAAATGAGATTTTTGTTTCGTTAAGCGTTTAGCTTTACCTTTTACTTTACCGTCAGCAATGGTGCGTACATAAATATGGCCCATTGATTCGTAAACCACTTTTCGACCGTCTGGTGATACTTCGACATCACGCAACATTTTCACATCAAAGTTATCTTGGTCTACATCTTGTTGAAAGCGCAACGCGGTTTGGATTTTCTTCTCGGTTTTCACATGAAAAGGGATTATCGAGGTTTTTTTACTTTCAAGGTCGAGTTTATTGATTTGACCACCCGACCAGAACACCATGCCTTCGCTGTTTGGCAACCAAGCCATATTCGGATAAACACCATGAATTGCCCAAGTTTCTTGCATATCTCGGTCTAAGTTTTCAAAAACTAGGGTTTCTTTACCGCTTTTTAGATCATACAAGTATAAATTTGACTGGAAGTCATCACGACTAATATAGGCTAAGAACTTACCATCTGGCGACGGCACAGGTCGTATAGCACCACCCTTACCTGAAACAACGACTTTAATGTCACCGGTAGCAAGCTCAAGACGTTTAATTTTATAAATGCCTTTTTCAGAATCTTTACTGTAGTGGAAGGTTTTACCCGGCGTTGCATCTTGTGAGAAATAAACATATTTTCCGTCATGCGAAAACGCCGGTTCGCCTAAATCTTTTTGCTCATTAGGACGCTTGGTTAACATCACACCATTGCCACCACTTTTGTGGTACATCCATACTTCGCCAGCACCTAAAGAGCGAGAACCAGTAAAATGCTTACGACCCACAATATAATTACCGTCAGGTGACCATGCTGGGCTATTTAATAAACGAAAAGTTTCACTACTTACCGCTTTACCTGCACTACCATCCGCTTTCATAATCCATAGGTTATCACCACCATCTTCATCAGACGTAAAAGCAATATACTTACCATCAGGGCTAAAGCGTGGTTGCATTTGCCAAGCGATATCAGTCATTAAGGCTTTGGCTTCACCACCTTCAATCGGAAGTGTGTAAATATCTCCCAACAAATCAAATACTAAGGTTTTACCATCAGGGCTAAGATCAACATTCATCCAAGTACCTTGGCGAACATCAATTTTTGCGCTAGTAAATTCGCCTTGCGGATTATTTACCGACCATTTTTCAGTTTTGCTTGCCTCTGGTGTTTCAGCAAAGGTAGATTGTGTTGTCCCTAATACGAGTGCAACACTCAAAGCAAGTGAGGAGATTTTAGACCTAAGTTTAGACATTATATTTAACCTAATCAGCTATATAATATCCATTGAATGGATAACGGCTCAGCAAGTATTCCGTTATTTCAACAGATATAAATTATTGTTATACCTGCTACTACAACACATCAGCCTGAAAAACTTAAGCCTAATGCGACAAATGGCGACTATTCACCGTTCAGCTTCAATTGTTAATACCTTGTAAATATTAAAAAATAATACTTAAAAATGAGTTAAAAAATAGACAATCATTTATTTTTCAGTATGGTAGATAACACAAATAACAAAAACAAGGATGAATTTTTATGGAAAGATTAAAAGAAGCGCAAGCAAATTTAATAACTACCTATTCACTTTACAATGCAGCCAGTGAAAAAAAATTACCCGATATTGATGTAGATGATAGCGAGACCTTGAAAAAATTATTAGGCGTCATTCAAAATCGTGAAGCGATTGCTTACGTGCAAAAAATCAAAAAGAGCATTCCTACAGAGGTCACTGAACTAAAACGTTTACTTGCCGATGTTCTGTTGTTACTTGACGGCGTTGATATCAAAATTCTCAAGGCAAAAAATAAAGTACCAGCAAACGCTGATTAAAAAATGCTCGTCGTTGGCACCTGCTAGATAAAGATTAATAAGTTTTTGATGACTGATTAATCTTTATTTAATACTTATTGATAGGACTTACTAATACGTCCTATCAATCAGCAGTTGCGTCGCTAGTTGGTTTTATTTCCCTTATTTGGAAATGCTTGATAACCCCAGCGCGGCATAATGGTTTGCGCGATATTTAAATGATCGAGTAAACGCCCGACCATAAAATCAATCAGATCATTGATCGACTCAGGTTGATGATAAAAACCCGGTGCTGCCGGCATAATAGTAACGCCAATTTGCGAGAGCGACAGCATGTTCTGCAAGTGAATAGTTGAAAATGGTGTTTCACGCGGCACTAAAATTAATTGCCCTCGCTCTTTAATCACCACATCAGCCGCACGCTCAATTAAATTATCACTCATACCCTGGCTAATAGCCGCCAACGTACCGGTAGAACATGGACAAACCACCATAGTTTTTGGCGCTGCTGAGCCTGATGCAACAGGAGAAAACCACTGTTCTTTACCAAAAACGATAATTTGTTCCGGCTTAGCATTGAAGTGTTCGGTAAAAAATTGACTGGCAGCATCGGGTGAGCTTGGTAACTTCAAACCGACTTCAGTATCAAACACCACACGAGCAGCACTCGAGCACAATAAATACACTTGGTAATTGGCAGCCACTAAGCACTCTAATAACCGCAGCGCGTAAGCCGAGCCAGAAGCACCGGTGATCGCTAAGGTTATTTTTTTCTCAAACTCACTGCTGTTATTAATTTTTGTTGCTTGATTTTGCACACGTACACCTTAATGAATGAAGCCAAACTTACTTTTACTGTCTATATTATACTGGTTGCACCAACAAATTGATCACCCGCTTAACGCTTTGGCTAACCCACAAGGCCTTAAAGCAGATCGCTAGGTAGTTTTATTGCGACGACAATGCCGATAATAGCTTTTCATGAATGCCACCAAAGCCACCGTTGCTCATTACCACTAAGGTATCGCCCGCTTGAGTTTTAGCAACAATATCATGCACCATGGCTGTAATATCTTGGCCGATAAAGCAAGGTTGCTGACAATCAGCAACTAAAGCATCAACCGACCATTGAACTTGTTCACCTTGATAAACAAAAACCATATCTGCGTCAGCTAACGATTTTGCCAAGGTGTCTTTGTGCACACCTGACTTCATGGTATTTGATCTAGGCTCAAGGATCGCAATGACTCTTTTATTGCCAACATTTGCTCGTACACCGGCTAATGTTTTGGCAATTGCAGTAGGGTGATGGGCAAAATCATCAAAAACTCGCACTTGATTGACTTCACCTTTTAGCTCTAGCCGACGTTTAGTATTAATAAACGTTGCTAACGCTTCAATAGCCACTGCTGTTGGCACGCCAGCATGACGTGCTGCTGCAATAGCCATTAAGCCGTTATCGATATTAAAGTCACCAATCAAAGCCCAGTTCACCTGCCCTTGCACTTCACCTTGGAAACTGACGATAAATTCACTGCCATCGGCAATGCATTTATCGGCATGCCAACCCAACAGCTTGTTTTCGTTGTCGACACTGTATTCGGTTGGAGTCCAACAGCCCATAGCGAGTGTTTCATTGATGGCCAGCTCATTTTTAGGCGACAGTACTAAACCATTACTTGGCACCATACGAATAAGATGATGAAACTGGCGTTGAATATCACTCAGATCATGAAAAATATCTGCATGATCAAACTCCATATTGTTGATAACTAAAGTATTAGGACGGTAATGAACAAATTTGGAACGTTTATCGAAAAAAGCCGTGTCATATTCGTCCGCTTCAATAACAAAAAACGGTGCATTACCTAAGCGGGCTGAACAATCAAAATTTTGCGGTACACCACCGATTAAAAAACCCGGTTCCATCCCTGCATATTGTAATATCCAGGTTAACATTGAACTGGTGGTGGTTTTTCCGTGTGTACCAGAAACAGCTAGCACCCAACGGTCTTTCAACACATGTTC is from Colwellia sp. Arc7-635 and encodes:
- a CDS encoding amidohydrolase family protein codes for the protein MSKLRSKISSLALSVALVLGTTQSTFAETPEASKTEKWSVNNPQGEFTSAKIDVRQGTWMNVDLSPDGKTLVFDLLGDIYTLPIEGGEAKALMTDIAWQMQPRFSPDGKYIAFTSDEDGGDNLWIMKADGSAGKAVSSETFRLLNSPAWSPDGNYIVGRKHFTGSRSLGAGEVWMYHKSGGNGVMLTKRPNEQKDLGEPAFSHDGKYVYFSQDATPGKTFHYSKDSEKGIYKIKRLELATGDIKVVVSGKGGAIRPVPSPDGKFLAYISRDDFQSNLYLYDLKSGKETLVFENLDRDMQETWAIHGVYPNMAWLPNSEGMVFWSGGQINKLDLESKKTSIIPFHVKTEKKIQTALRFQQDVDQDNFDVKMLRDVEVSPDGRKVVYESMGHIYVRTIADGKVKGKAKRLTKQKSHFELNPSFSRDGKYVVYSTWDDQKLGEIRIVSTRGGKSRVVTNEPGKYVEPSFSPDGKTVVYRKASGGYITDPTWGLNPGIYTTKVKNGSAKLVTESGELPHFGAKNDRIYVLRNGETPQLMKISLDNSSIADKEQALYQGKFATEYKVSPDGKYLAFAERFKVFVTPFVERGDVIDIGPSAKNLPVKKLSVRAGEGINWNGDSNELYWSLGPDLYQASVSGLFDITEKKVVAKADADADSSAEQAKDASISAPLQTYLGYKEKTDKPSGRVAFVGGKVITMEGDQVIENGVVVVEGNKIIAVGQQGQVDIPSNAKVIDVTGKSIMPGLIDAHAHGPQGSNEIIPQQNWKNYAGLSLGVTTIHDPSNDTTEFFAASEMQKAGDIVAPRLFSTGSILYGATVAGYTSHVDSLDDAKFHIERLKKAGVFSVKSYNQPRRNQRQQMIQAAREAEILVVPEGGSLLQHNLSMIIDGHTTLEHSISTAKIYDDIKQLWSQSEMAYTPTMGVAYGGISGEHFWYDTTDVWKHPRLSKYVPSEFLDPRSMRRTKAPHNHYNHLNVAKVAKELQDLGVVVNAGGHGQREGLAMHWEMWMMAQGGMSPLEAIRTATMSSAHTLGLDSQLGSLKVGKLADILVIDGDVSENIRLSDRVTYTMINGRLYNAETMNEVGNYDNKRDKFYFEK
- a CDS encoding flavin prenyltransferase UbiX, whose product is MQNQATKINNSSEFEKKITLAITGASGSAYALRLLECLVAANYQVYLLCSSAARVVFDTEVGLKLPSSPDAASQFFTEHFNAKPEQIIVFGKEQWFSPVASGSAAPKTMVVCPCSTGTLAAISQGMSDNLIERAADVVIKERGQLILVPRETPFSTIHLQNMLSLSQIGVTIMPAAPGFYHQPESINDLIDFMVGRLLDHLNIAQTIMPRWGYQAFPNKGNKTN
- the mpl gene encoding UDP-N-acetylmuramate:L-alanyl-gamma-D-glutamyl-meso-diaminopimelate ligase; this translates as MHLHILGICGTFMGGIAAIAKQMGFRVSGCDANVYPPMSTQLEQLGIELKSGYLVEHLDDEPDIVIVGNAMTRGNPMVEYILDRKIPYTSGPQWLLEHVLKDRWVLAVSGTHGKTTTSSMLTWILQYAGMEPGFLIGGVPQNFDCSARLGNAPFFVIEADEYDTAFFDKRSKFVHYRPNTLVINNMEFDHADIFHDLSDIQRQFHHLIRMVPSNGLVLSPKNELAINETLAMGCWTPTEYSVDNENKLLGWHADKCIADGSEFIVSFQGEVQGQVNWALIGDFNIDNGLMAIAAARHAGVPTAVAIEALATFINTKRRLELKGEVNQVRVFDDFAHHPTAIAKTLAGVRANVGNKRVIAILEPRSNTMKSGVHKDTLAKSLADADMVFVYQGEQVQWSVDALVADCQQPCFIGQDITAMVHDIVAKTQAGDTLVVMSNGGFGGIHEKLLSALSSQ